In Denitratisoma sp. DHT3, one DNA window encodes the following:
- the bamA gene encoding outer membrane protein assembly factor BamA, translated as MKKTLMAGLLSALFASSASAFDAFVIRDIRVEGLQRTEAGTVFNYLPVKTGETMTDEKASQAIKALFATGFFKDVRIEIEGDALVVIVEERPAIASIDFVGMKAFDKDQLRKALKDVGLAESRIFDRAMLEKSEQEVKRQYLSKGYYAAKVTATVTPLERNRVGLSFNVEENDVAKIKQINIVGAKVFEEKELLEVFALQEPGWLTWYTKNDQYSKQKLSGDLEALRSFYLDRGYLEFNVESTQVSISPDKQDIYITININEGTQYSVSSVKLAGNLLLPDEEFRKLVKVQPGEIYSREKLTETTKSISDRLGDEGYAFANVNAAPELSKDKREAAFTIFVDPGRRVYVRRINVTGNNKTRDEVIRREIRQMESAWYDGAKINKSRSRVDRLGYFDEVTVETPPVPGTTDQVDVNVNVKEKPTGSLMLGAGFSSTEKLVLSTSINQQNLFGSGKSLGLQVNTSKVNKVYSVSFTDPYYTVDGVSRGFDFYRRTTNTNNLNYIATYDISSIGGGVRYGIPIGEDDTIALGASVDSTSLDLTSTSPQIYQDFVAANGSKFNTLVGSAGWVKDTVDSRIFPTKGYMQRVFGEMGLPGANLKYYRANYQYQRFWPVTRSVTFMLNGEVGVAGGYGSKDLPFWKNFYAGGIGSVRGYEGSTLGPRDVTTDNSLGGTRRLVGGAELLFAMPGMGQDKSVRPSVFLDAGQVWGKEQKVSLSDLRYSVGVALAWTSPMGPLKFSLAKPFKNKPEDRLQRLQFQMGTTF; from the coding sequence ATGAAGAAAACCCTGATGGCGGGGCTGTTGTCGGCACTGTTCGCTTCCTCTGCCAGCGCTTTCGACGCTTTTGTGATCCGTGACATCCGGGTTGAGGGGTTGCAGCGTACCGAGGCCGGTACGGTGTTCAACTATCTCCCGGTCAAGACCGGCGAGACCATGACGGACGAGAAGGCCTCCCAGGCCATCAAGGCTCTGTTCGCCACCGGTTTCTTCAAGGATGTGCGCATCGAGATCGAAGGCGACGCCCTGGTGGTGATCGTCGAGGAGCGGCCGGCGATCGCGTCCATCGATTTCGTCGGCATGAAGGCCTTCGACAAGGACCAGCTGCGCAAGGCCCTGAAGGACGTGGGACTTGCCGAGTCGCGCATCTTCGATCGCGCGATGCTGGAAAAGTCGGAACAGGAAGTCAAGCGCCAGTATCTGAGCAAGGGCTACTACGCGGCGAAGGTGACGGCGACCGTGACTCCGCTGGAGCGCAACCGGGTCGGCCTCAGCTTCAATGTCGAGGAAAACGACGTCGCCAAGATCAAGCAGATCAATATCGTCGGCGCCAAGGTGTTCGAGGAAAAGGAATTGCTCGAGGTGTTCGCGTTGCAGGAGCCCGGCTGGCTGACCTGGTACACCAAGAACGATCAATATTCCAAGCAGAAACTCTCGGGCGACCTGGAGGCCCTGCGCTCCTTCTACCTGGATCGGGGCTACCTGGAGTTCAACGTCGAGTCCACCCAGGTCTCGATTTCGCCGGACAAGCAGGACATCTACATCACCATCAACATCAACGAGGGCACCCAATACTCGGTGTCTTCGGTGAAGCTGGCGGGCAATCTGCTCCTGCCGGACGAGGAGTTTCGCAAACTGGTGAAGGTGCAGCCCGGCGAGATCTATTCACGCGAAAAGCTGACCGAGACGACCAAATCCATCAGCGACCGCCTGGGCGACGAGGGCTATGCCTTCGCCAACGTGAACGCGGCGCCCGAACTGAGCAAGGACAAGCGGGAGGCCGCTTTCACCATTTTCGTCGATCCGGGCCGGCGCGTGTATGTGCGCCGGATCAACGTGACCGGCAACAACAAGACCCGGGACGAGGTGATCCGGCGCGAGATCCGGCAGATGGAGTCGGCCTGGTACGACGGCGCCAAGATCAACAAGTCCCGCAGCCGCGTCGACCGGCTGGGCTATTTCGACGAAGTCACCGTCGAGACGCCGCCGGTTCCCGGCACCACCGACCAGGTGGATGTCAATGTCAACGTCAAGGAAAAACCCACGGGCAGCCTGATGCTGGGTGCCGGCTTCTCCAGCACGGAAAAGCTGGTGCTGTCGACCTCGATCAATCAGCAGAACCTGTTCGGCAGCGGCAAGAGCCTGGGTCTCCAGGTCAATACCAGCAAGGTCAACAAGGTGTATTCGGTGTCATTCACCGACCCCTATTACACCGTGGATGGCGTGAGCCGGGGCTTCGACTTCTATCGCCGGACGACGAACACCAATAACCTCAACTACATCGCCACCTACGACATCTCGTCCATCGGTGGCGGCGTGCGTTATGGCATTCCGATCGGCGAGGACGACACCATCGCCCTGGGCGCTTCGGTGGATTCGACATCGCTGGACCTGACCAGCACCAGCCCTCAGATCTACCAGGATTTCGTGGCCGCCAACGGTTCCAAGTTCAACACCCTGGTGGGCAGCGCCGGCTGGGTCAAGGATACGGTGGATAGCCGGATCTTCCCGACCAAGGGCTACATGCAGCGGGTCTTCGGCGAAATGGGATTGCCGGGCGCCAACTTGAAGTACTACCGGGCCAACTATCAGTACCAGCGTTTCTGGCCGGTCACCCGCAGCGTGACCTTCATGCTCAATGGCGAGGTCGGGGTTGCCGGTGGTTACGGCAGCAAGGATCTGCCCTTCTGGAAGAATTTCTATGCCGGCGGTATCGGCTCGGTGCGGGGCTATGAAGGATCGACCCTGGGACCGCGGGACGTGACCACGGACAACTCGCTGGGCGGCACCCGGCGTCTGGTCGGCGGCGCCGAACTGTTGTTCGCCATGCCCGGCATGGGCCAGGACAAATCGGTGCGGCCAAGCGTGTTCCTGGACGCGGGCCAGGTCTGGGGCAAGGAGCAAAAGGTTTCCCTGAGCGATTTGCGTTACAGTGTCGGTGTTGCCTTGGCCTGGACGTCGCCCATGGGTCCGCTCAAGTTCAGCCTGGCGAAACCTTTCAAAAACAAGCCCGAGGATCGCTTGCAACGGCTTCAATTCCAGATGGGCACCACTTTCTAG
- the rseP gene encoding RIP metalloprotease RseP, which produces MSAASLAWYLGAFVLALGSLVVVHELGHLLVARWCGVKVLRFSVGFGRVLWVRRFGADRTEWAVSMVPLGGYVKMLDEREGEVAPDDLPRAFNRQPVGKRIAIVVAGPLANLLLAVLLYWVMFVQGVQEVRPLLDEPVAGSVAAQAGIRSGELVKAVDGVPVATWSELRLALISRALERGRAVLELQSEGHASVERQLDLSDLGATEVDENLMGKLGLALQRQRLRPMIGAVAPGSPAQKAGLAAGDEIVGIDEQPIVYWDEVTSAIRARPSRELSLQFRRHGEIRRLRLTTEAATEHGQAVGRIGIMVQVTDGQHSPLLVVVRYGPLDAIGRALSQTWGTAKLSLEMMGHMITGDISWRNLSGPVAIADYAGQSARLGLGPYLRFLALISISLGVLNLLPVPVLDGGHLMYYLLEFFRGRPVSEEALELGQRIGMGLLALLMAVALYNDLNRLLSG; this is translated from the coding sequence ATGAGCGCCGCCAGTCTTGCCTGGTACCTGGGGGCCTTCGTCCTGGCCCTGGGCTCCCTCGTCGTCGTCCACGAACTGGGACACCTTCTGGTTGCCCGCTGGTGCGGAGTGAAGGTGCTGCGTTTTTCCGTCGGTTTCGGCCGCGTCCTGTGGGTGCGCCGATTCGGCGCCGATCGCACCGAGTGGGCGGTTTCGATGGTTCCCCTGGGCGGCTACGTGAAAATGCTGGACGAAAGGGAGGGCGAGGTCGCACCGGACGATCTGCCCCGCGCATTCAACCGCCAGCCGGTGGGCAAACGCATCGCGATCGTGGTGGCGGGACCGCTGGCCAATCTGCTGCTGGCGGTGCTGCTGTATTGGGTGATGTTCGTCCAGGGCGTGCAGGAAGTCCGTCCCTTGCTGGACGAGCCCGTCGCGGGCAGCGTCGCCGCCCAGGCCGGCATCCGGTCCGGCGAACTGGTCAAGGCGGTGGATGGCGTGCCGGTGGCGACCTGGAGCGAGCTGCGCCTGGCCCTGATTTCCCGCGCGCTGGAGCGGGGCAGGGCGGTCCTGGAGCTGCAGTCCGAGGGGCATGCGTCGGTCGAGCGACAACTGGATTTGAGCGATCTCGGCGCGACGGAGGTGGATGAGAACCTGATGGGCAAGCTCGGCCTCGCCCTGCAGCGCCAGCGGTTGCGCCCGATGATCGGTGCGGTGGCCCCCGGCTCTCCGGCGCAGAAAGCCGGCCTGGCGGCGGGGGATGAGATCGTCGGTATCGACGAGCAACCGATCGTCTACTGGGATGAAGTGACCAGCGCCATTCGTGCCCGCCCGAGCCGGGAACTGAGTCTGCAATTCAGGCGACACGGTGAAATCCGGCGGCTGCGGTTGACCACTGAAGCGGCGACCGAGCACGGACAGGCGGTCGGTCGCATCGGGATCATGGTCCAGGTGACCGACGGGCAGCATTCCCCCTTGCTGGTGGTTGTACGCTACGGTCCGCTGGATGCGATCGGGCGGGCACTGTCGCAGACCTGGGGAACCGCCAAGCTGAGCCTCGAAATGATGGGGCACATGATCACCGGCGACATTTCCTGGCGCAACCTCTCCGGACCGGTGGCGATCGCGGACTACGCCGGCCAGTCGGCGAGGCTGGGGCTTGGCCCCTATCTGCGCTTCCTGGCGCTGATCAGCATCAGTCTCGGCGTGCTGAACCTGCTGCCAGTGCCGGTGCTGGATGGCGGGCATTTGATGTATTATCTTTTGGAGTTTTTCAGGGGCCGCCCAGTTTCGGAAGAGGCGCTGGAACTGGGTCAGCGCATCGGCATGGGACTGCTTGCCTTGCTGATGGCCGTTGCGCTCTATAACGATTTGAATCGTCTCTTATCCGGTTGA
- the ispC gene encoding 1-deoxy-D-xylulose-5-phosphate reductoisomerase — protein sequence MIRQRLTILGATGSIGLSTLDVVSRHPDRFEVVALTGHQRMAELAEQCRKHRPRYAVTCDAAAADQLAVILGTEARGIEILWGEAALEQVAALAEVDAVMAAIVGAAGLKPTLAAVRAGKRVLLANKEALVMAGRVFMGAVSQSGAQLLPIDSEHNAIFQSLPADYAGNLARSGVRRILLTASGGPFRSIPLDQLQRVTPEQACAHPNWVMGRKISVDSATMMNKGLELIEAHWLFNAPAELIEVVIHPQSVIHSLVAYSDGSVLAQLGNPDMRTPIAHALAYPERIDAGVAPLDLFDVAQLTFERPDTARFPCLELAYRALQAGGSAPAVLNAANEVAVAAFLDRRLPFLRIADVIARVLDRVPAMAVEDLESVLSADRIARETAQTVIAGLTG from the coding sequence ATGATTCGCCAACGCCTGACCATTCTCGGAGCTACCGGCTCGATCGGCTTGAGTACCCTCGACGTGGTGTCCAGGCATCCGGATCGCTTCGAAGTCGTCGCCCTCACCGGTCATCAGCGGATGGCGGAGCTGGCCGAGCAGTGCCGCAAGCACCGGCCGCGTTACGCGGTGACCTGCGATGCCGCCGCCGCCGATCAGTTGGCGGTGATCCTGGGGACCGAGGCGCGGGGCATCGAAATCCTCTGGGGCGAGGCGGCCCTGGAACAGGTGGCGGCGCTGGCCGAAGTCGACGCCGTGATGGCGGCCATCGTCGGCGCGGCGGGTCTGAAGCCCACCTTGGCCGCGGTCCGGGCGGGCAAGCGGGTGTTGCTGGCCAACAAGGAGGCCCTGGTGATGGCCGGCCGGGTCTTCATGGGCGCGGTGAGCCAGTCCGGGGCGCAGTTGCTGCCCATCGACAGCGAGCACAACGCGATCTTCCAGTCCCTGCCCGCCGACTATGCCGGGAACCTGGCCCGCTCCGGCGTGCGCCGCATCCTGTTGACGGCCTCCGGCGGCCCGTTTCGCAGCATCCCGCTGGATCAGCTGCAACGCGTGACTCCCGAGCAGGCCTGCGCTCATCCCAACTGGGTGATGGGACGCAAGATCTCGGTCGATTCCGCCACCATGATGAACAAGGGCCTGGAACTGATCGAGGCCCACTGGCTGTTCAATGCGCCGGCCGAACTGATCGAGGTGGTCATCCATCCGCAGAGCGTGATTCACTCTCTCGTCGCCTACAGCGATGGCTCGGTGCTGGCGCAGCTGGGCAACCCCGACATGAGGACGCCGATCGCTCATGCGCTGGCCTATCCGGAACGGATCGATGCCGGCGTGGCGCCCCTGGATCTGTTCGACGTGGCGCAACTGACCTTCGAACGGCCCGACACGGCGCGCTTTCCCTGCCTGGAGCTGGCTTATCGGGCGTTGCAGGCGGGCGGCAGCGCGCCCGCCGTGCTCAATGCCGCCAATGAAGTGGCGGTGGCGGCCTTTCTCGACCGGCGTCTGCCGTTCCTGCGCATTGCCGACGTGATTGCCCGTGTACTGGATCGTGTGCCGGCCATGGCCGTCGAGGATCTGGAATCGGTGCTGTCCGCCGACCGGATCGCGCGGGAAACGGCCCAGACGGTGATTGCAGGCCTGACGGGATGA
- a CDS encoding phosphatidate cytidylyltransferase, protein MFKLRLLTAVVLVAVVLAILFLAPSSWALAFFALVAGLGAWEWGGFAGGNPFFWRKLFPLLVMLGCGLLYLLPEIRLSLWGVAALFWLVAVPCWFRRRWPLVGNVPFLAIGLLLLLPTWGALARLYALGPTRLLAVMGLVWVADIAAYLAGRAFGRHKLAPAISPGKTWEGAAGAALAVQAYGFGMAAAFKLEVAPLIYAVLLLLLTAASIVGDLFESLIKRQVGVKDSSALLPGHGGVLDRIDSLTSTLPLTALVLTLVNP, encoded by the coding sequence ATGTTTAAGCTGCGGCTCTTGACCGCCGTGGTGTTGGTTGCCGTCGTCCTGGCAATCCTGTTTCTGGCGCCGTCCTCCTGGGCCTTGGCTTTTTTCGCCCTGGTGGCGGGCCTGGGAGCCTGGGAATGGGGCGGATTCGCGGGGGGCAACCCTTTCTTCTGGCGCAAACTCTTTCCGCTGCTGGTGATGCTCGGCTGCGGCCTGCTGTATCTGTTGCCGGAAATCCGGCTGTCGCTGTGGGGCGTCGCCGCCCTGTTCTGGCTGGTGGCGGTGCCCTGCTGGTTTCGCCGGCGCTGGCCCCTGGTCGGCAACGTCCCGTTCCTCGCCATCGGCCTCTTGCTGCTGCTGCCCACCTGGGGGGCCCTGGCGCGTCTGTACGCGCTGGGTCCGACCCGGTTGCTGGCGGTGATGGGACTGGTCTGGGTCGCCGACATCGCCGCCTATCTGGCCGGCCGGGCATTCGGCCGCCACAAGCTGGCGCCCGCCATCAGTCCGGGCAAGACCTGGGAAGGCGCGGCCGGAGCGGCGCTGGCGGTCCAGGCCTATGGCTTCGGCATGGCGGCGGCATTCAAGCTGGAGGTTGCTCCGCTGATTTATGCTGTCTTGCTGCTGCTGCTGACGGCGGCGAGCATCGTCGGCGACCTGTTCGAATCCCTGATCAAACGGCAGGTCGGGGTCAAGGACAGCAGCGCCCTGCTGCCGGGGCATGGCGGTGTGCTCGACCGGATCGACAGCCTGACTTCGACTTTGCCGCTTACGGCGCTCGTGTTGACCCTCGTGAACCCATGA
- the uppS gene encoding polyprenyl diphosphate synthase has translation MSFLSSTRDIPEVRAVPRHVAMIMDGNGRWAKKRFLPRVAGHKRGVETVRTMVKACVERGIEYLTLFAFSSENWRRPADEVSFLMRLFVAALQAEVEKLHQNGVRLRVIGDLSRFDARTLELVRTGEALTAGNTRLTLTIAANYGGRWDILQAANALARQHPEKAGHWTEQDLAEHLSMAYAPEPDLFIRTGGEQRVSNFLLWQLAYAELYFTDCLWPEFDGAALDQAIVSYQSRERRFGRTSEQLTPSPRAGTDGNV, from the coding sequence ATGTCATTCCTCAGCTCCACGCGGGATATCCCGGAAGTGCGGGCCGTGCCGCGCCACGTCGCCATGATCATGGACGGCAACGGGCGCTGGGCGAAAAAGCGCTTCCTGCCGCGCGTGGCCGGTCACAAACGGGGGGTCGAGACCGTCCGCACGATGGTCAAGGCCTGCGTCGAGCGCGGCATCGAATACCTGACCCTGTTCGCCTTCAGTTCCGAGAACTGGCGCCGCCCCGCCGATGAGGTCTCGTTCCTGATGCGCTTGTTCGTCGCGGCCCTGCAGGCCGAGGTTGAAAAGCTGCACCAGAACGGCGTGCGCCTGCGGGTCATCGGAGACCTGTCCCGCTTCGATGCGCGGACGCTCGAGTTGGTCCGGACCGGCGAGGCCCTGACGGCCGGCAATACCCGTCTGACGTTGACCATCGCCGCCAACTACGGCGGACGCTGGGACATCCTCCAGGCCGCCAATGCGCTGGCGCGTCAGCACCCGGAAAAAGCCGGGCACTGGACCGAGCAGGACCTGGCCGAACACCTCTCCATGGCCTACGCGCCGGAGCCCGATCTGTTCATCCGCACCGGCGGGGAGCAGCGGGTGAGCAATTTCCTGCTCTGGCAACTGGCCTACGCCGAACTGTATTTCACCGATTGCCTGTGGCCGGAATTCGATGGCGCGGCCCTGGATCAGGCGATCGTTTCCTATCAGTCACGGGAGCGCCGTTTCGGTCGCACCAGCGAGCAACTGACGCCGTCGCCGCGTGCGGGGACGGACGGCAATGTTTAA
- the frr gene encoding ribosome recycling factor, protein MIPELKKNTEQKMQKSLDALRNDLGKVRTGRAHTGLLDHVQVDYYGSPVPITQVANVTLVDSRTIGVQPWEKGMVAKVEKAIREADLGLNPATQGDLIRVPMPMLTEERRKELIKVVRHEGENAKVAVRNLRRDANNTLKDALKKKEVSEDDERRAQDEIQKLTDRFVADVDKMLAEKEKDLMAV, encoded by the coding sequence ATGATTCCCGAACTCAAGAAGAACACCGAACAGAAGATGCAGAAAAGCCTGGATGCGTTGCGGAACGATCTGGGCAAGGTGCGCACCGGCCGCGCCCATACCGGTCTGCTGGATCACGTGCAGGTGGATTATTACGGTTCCCCGGTGCCGATCACCCAGGTCGCCAACGTGACGCTGGTGGATTCCCGCACCATCGGCGTCCAGCCTTGGGAGAAGGGGATGGTCGCCAAAGTGGAAAAGGCGATCCGCGAGGCCGATCTGGGCCTCAATCCGGCCACCCAGGGGGACCTGATCCGGGTGCCGATGCCGATGCTCACCGAAGAGCGCCGCAAGGAACTGATCAAGGTGGTCCGGCACGAGGGGGAGAACGCCAAGGTGGCGGTCCGCAACCTGCGCCGGGACGCCAACAATACGCTCAAGGACGCGCTGAAGAAGAAGGAAGTCTCGGAAGATGACGAGCGCCGCGCCCAGGACGAAATCCAGAAACTCACCGACCGCTTCGTCGCCGACGTGGACAAGATGCTGGCGGAAAAGGAAAAGGACCTGATGGCGGTCTGA
- the pyrH gene encoding UMP kinase: MPAAYGRILLKLSGESLMGDDAYGINPAMLATIVAEVKAVAELGVEIGIVIGGGNIFRGVAGTATGMDRATADYMGMLATVMNAMALSDAMRQAGLNGRVQSALNIEQVVEPYIRGKAIRYLEEGKIVIFAAGTGNPFFTTDTAAALRGSEIGAEIVLKATKVDGVYTADPKKDPTATRFAKISFDEAIGRDLKVLDATAFALCRDQKLPINVFSIFKPGALKRVVMGEDEGTLVHV; encoded by the coding sequence ATGCCCGCCGCCTATGGTCGCATCCTGCTCAAGCTCTCGGGCGAGTCCCTGATGGGGGATGATGCCTACGGCATCAACCCCGCCATGCTGGCAACCATCGTCGCGGAAGTGAAAGCGGTGGCCGAACTGGGAGTCGAGATCGGCATCGTCATCGGCGGCGGCAATATTTTTCGTGGCGTGGCGGGCACGGCCACCGGCATGGACCGGGCCACCGCCGATTACATGGGAATGCTGGCCACGGTAATGAATGCCATGGCCCTGTCCGACGCGATGCGCCAGGCGGGCCTCAATGGCCGCGTCCAGTCGGCGCTGAATATCGAGCAGGTGGTGGAGCCCTATATCCGGGGCAAGGCGATCCGCTATCTGGAAGAAGGCAAGATCGTCATTTTCGCCGCCGGCACCGGCAATCCGTTTTTCACCACCGATACCGCGGCCGCCCTGCGCGGTTCGGAGATCGGGGCGGAAATCGTGCTCAAGGCCACCAAGGTGGATGGGGTGTATACCGCCGATCCCAAGAAGGATCCGACGGCGACCCGGTTCGCCAAAATCAGCTTCGACGAGGCCATCGGCCGCGACCTGAAGGTCCTGGACGCCACGGCCTTCGCCCTCTGCCGCGATCAGAAGTTGCCGATCAACGTGTTTTCGATCTTCAAGCCGGGCGCCCTGAAGCGCGTCGTGATGGGCGAGGACGAAGGCACCCTGGTGCATGTATAG
- the tsf gene encoding translation elongation factor Ts, producing the protein MAEITASMVKELREKTDAPMMECKKALTEAAGDMGKAEEILRVKLGNKATKAAARVAAEGVVAIHIGADGKTGSIFEINSETDFVAKNDDFLNLAADCARLVTEKNPADVAALAALPLGDGTVDSVRLALVGKIGENMSPRRFARVEAKGKLSSYIHGGAKIGVLVDVVGGDEQLAKDLAMHIAASKPKSLDASGVSAELLETERRVAIEKAREAGKPEAMLEKIAEGTVQKYLKDVTLLGQVFVKAEDGKQTIEQLLKSKGASVAGFVLYIVGEGIEKKVTDFAAEVAAQAAAAAAR; encoded by the coding sequence ATGGCGGAAATCACCGCAAGCATGGTCAAAGAACTGCGCGAGAAGACCGACGCGCCCATGATGGAGTGCAAGAAGGCCCTGACCGAGGCGGCCGGCGACATGGGCAAGGCCGAGGAGATTCTGCGCGTCAAGCTGGGCAACAAGGCCACCAAGGCTGCGGCCCGCGTGGCTGCCGAGGGCGTGGTGGCGATCCATATCGGTGCCGACGGCAAGACCGGCAGTATTTTTGAAATCAATTCCGAGACGGACTTCGTTGCCAAGAACGACGACTTCCTGAATCTGGCCGCCGATTGCGCCAGGCTGGTGACGGAGAAGAACCCCGCCGACGTCGCCGCGCTGGCGGCCCTGCCGCTGGGCGATGGCACGGTCGATTCCGTGCGCCTGGCCCTGGTCGGCAAGATCGGCGAGAACATGTCGCCGCGCCGCTTCGCCCGTGTCGAAGCCAAGGGCAAGCTGTCGTCCTACATCCACGGCGGCGCCAAGATCGGCGTGCTGGTCGACGTGGTGGGCGGCGACGAGCAGTTGGCCAAGGACCTGGCGATGCACATCGCCGCTTCCAAGCCCAAGTCGCTCGACGCGTCCGGCGTTTCCGCCGAACTGCTGGAAACCGAGCGCCGCGTCGCTATCGAGAAGGCGCGTGAAGCCGGCAAGCCCGAGGCGATGCTGGAAAAGATCGCCGAAGGCACCGTGCAGAAGTATCTGAAGGACGTGACCCTGCTCGGCCAGGTCTTCGTCAAGGCCGAGGACGGCAAGCAGACCATCGAGCAGTTGCTGAAGAGCAAAGGCGCTTCGGTGGCCGGCTTCGTGCTCTACATCGTCGGTGAGGGCATCGAGAAGAAGGTGACCGACTTCGCCGCCGAAGTCGCCGCTCAGGCTGCCGCTGCCGCCGCCAGGTAA
- the rpsB gene encoding 30S ribosomal protein S2 — MSTTMRQMLEAGVHFGHQTRFWNPKMAPYIFGHRNKIHIVNLEKTLVKYQEAMEFLRKMAAKKGTVLFVSTKRQAREILAEEAQRAGMPYVDERWLGGMLTNFKTVKLSIKRLKDLEQMNQDGSFERLSKKEALTLQREMDKLQKSIGGIKDMGGLPDALFVIDVGYHKIAITEANKLGIPVVAVVDTNHSPEGVDYVIPGNDDSSRAIRLYARGAADTILEGKSQSLNEVVQALAGEDEFVEVEEESAE; from the coding sequence ATGAGCACGACCATGCGTCAAATGCTGGAGGCGGGTGTCCATTTCGGCCACCAGACCCGTTTCTGGAACCCCAAGATGGCCCCTTACATCTTCGGCCATCGCAACAAGATTCACATCGTCAACCTGGAAAAGACCCTGGTGAAATACCAGGAGGCGATGGAGTTCCTGCGCAAGATGGCTGCCAAGAAGGGCACCGTTCTTTTCGTCAGCACCAAGCGCCAGGCGCGTGAAATCCTCGCCGAGGAAGCCCAGCGCGCCGGGATGCCTTACGTCGATGAGCGCTGGCTCGGCGGCATGTTGACCAACTTCAAGACCGTCAAGCTTTCCATCAAGCGCCTCAAGGATCTGGAGCAGATGAACCAGGACGGCAGCTTCGAGCGCCTGTCCAAGAAGGAAGCGCTGACGCTGCAGCGCGAAATGGACAAGCTGCAGAAGTCCATTGGCGGCATCAAGGACATGGGCGGCCTGCCCGATGCCCTGTTCGTGATCGACGTGGGTTACCACAAGATCGCCATCACCGAAGCCAACAAGCTGGGCATCCCGGTGGTTGCGGTGGTCGATACCAACCACTCTCCCGAAGGCGTGGATTACGTGATCCCCGGCAACGACGACTCCAGTCGCGCCATCCGCCTCTATGCCCGGGGCGCCGCGGACACCATTCTCGAAGGCAAGAGCCAGTCCCTCAACGAGGTGGTCCAGGCGCTGGCCGGTGAAGACGAATTCGTCGAGGTCGAGGAAGAGTCTGCCGAATAA
- a CDS encoding glutathione peroxidase codes for MTSIYDFQGKTLDGQPLNLADYRGKVLLLVNTASKCGLTPQYEGLEALHKALAGKGLAVIGFPCNQFGSQEPGSSDEIGEFCTKNYGVSFTLSEKIEVNGDNAAPLFKYLKANAPEEIQSEGAQKLIDILQKINPEGLIENNIKWNFTKFLVDRQGRIVARFDPTTPPEQIQPQVERLL; via the coding sequence ATGACCAGCATCTACGATTTTCAAGGCAAGACCCTGGATGGCCAGCCGCTGAATCTGGCGGACTACCGTGGCAAGGTGCTGCTGCTGGTGAATACCGCCAGCAAATGCGGCCTCACGCCCCAGTACGAAGGGCTGGAGGCGCTGCATAAGGCGCTGGCGGGCAAGGGCCTGGCGGTGATCGGCTTTCCCTGCAATCAGTTCGGCAGCCAGGAGCCGGGCAGTTCCGATGAAATCGGCGAGTTCTGCACCAAGAACTATGGGGTGAGCTTCACGCTTTCGGAGAAGATCGAAGTCAATGGCGATAACGCGGCACCGCTGTTCAAGTATCTGAAGGCCAACGCGCCGGAGGAGATTCAGAGCGAAGGGGCGCAGAAGCTGATCGACATCCTGCAGAAGATCAATCCCGAGGGACTGATCGAAAACAACATCAAGTGGAATTTCACCAAGTTCCTGGTGGATCGGCAGGGCCGCATCGTGGCGCGATTCGATCCTACGACGCCGCCGGAGCAGATTCAGCCCCAGGTGGAGCGGCTGCTGTAA